TCGCCGCGGCAGGGCGCGACCGCACGGTCCGAGCGAGCGCCGACGGCGTCCACCACACCGTCGACGGGACCGGCTTCGGGGTGGGTCTGACCCTGGCCCGGCCGAAGCCGGCATCCGTCACACCGCGGTCCGCCAACACGCTGGGCAACATCGACCGCTGGAACACCGCCCTGGAGCCGATCACCCGGGTGCGCCCGCTGCGCATGTGCCATGTGGCGCTGAACATCCCGAAGGAGGGCAGGGAGGAGGCGTTCGCGTTCTACATCGAGCGCCTCGGCTTCCGGCCCACCGACGTGGTCGAGCCCATGGGCGTGTTCATGCAGGCCCCGGGCGACGAGGACCAGCACACCATGCTGCTGTGCCACCGCCCCGACCGGGCGGGCATCAACCACATCGCCTACGAGGTGCCGGGCTTCGACGACGTCGTCGAGGGCGGCAACCACATGATCGACAAAGGCTGGCGGGAAGCACGCCGGCTCGGCCGACACACCGTCGGCTCCAACGTCTTCCGCTTCCTGCATGCCCCCTGCGGCGGCCGGGTCGAGTACGCCGCCGACATGGACCGCGTCGACGACGCGTACGGAACCCGCGTGCACGAGACCACCCCGCCCCACCACATCTGGGCGCTGCGCACCAACCGCGACCAGCAGGACGCCCCCGCCTCCTGAATCCCCCAAGCCTGAGAGGGCATCCAGCCATGACCACCGACCACGGCTACCCCGCCGTCCGCATGTACATAGCGGGCGAGTGGT
The DNA window shown above is from Streptomyces sp. NBC_01451 and carries:
- a CDS encoding VOC family protein → MGIQRIESVTYSVDDLGTCVRFFDDFGLFLVERTDEHAVFETLTGQSLHLDTRPGPSLPPPLEEGPTLREVVWGVDTGQELQRLVAAAGRDRTVRASADGVHHTVDGTGFGVGLTLARPKPASVTPRSANTLGNIDRWNTALEPITRVRPLRMCHVALNIPKEGREEAFAFYIERLGFRPTDVVEPMGVFMQAPGDEDQHTMLLCHRPDRAGINHIAYEVPGFDDVVEGGNHMIDKGWREARRLGRHTVGSNVFRFLHAPCGGRVEYAADMDRVDDAYGTRVHETTPPHHIWALRTNRDQQDAPAS